CGATCCGCTCGTTTTCGGCGAGTCTCATGATGATCCGCGTCAGGCAGTGGTGCACCGCCAGGTGCGCCCACACTTCCTGCCGCACCAACTCCGGATCAGCCGATCGCAAGATCTGTTTGGGCCCCCGCTGGAATGTCTTGATCTGCCTGAATGCAGATTCGCTTTCCCACCTCTCGTGGTAGAGAGCGGACAGCTCTGCGGCAGGCCAGGCATCGGGATCGAGTAGATCGGTCAGCAATCTGATCGTTTCGCCCCCGTCGATCCGGTAGTCGATTACGCGTACGGTCACTCCACCGGGATGCGACCGCCGCTGACCGGCCAGGTTCATCTTGGTCAGGTAGGTCCCATCGGCCAGGACCTGCATGGGCTTCGCGGCGATGAACGTGCGAGCCCTGATCAGTAGATGGGCTCCGGCCTGCGTATACGCCTTCCACAGCGCCACTCCGGGAAATGCCCGGTCCATGAGCACCAACATGCCGGTCGCTCCGGCGGCCATCGCGGTGGCCATCTCCGGCTCCCCGGTGCGGACCCCGCCCACCCGCGCATCGATCGAGGCGTGCGTGCCGGTCTCGGTCAGAGTCACCGCTCTGGCCTGGGGAAACCCAGCAGGCCGTCCCTTGTTGTCCACCGGTCCGCCGAAAGTCGCCCGGTTGACCGGCGTATCGGGTACATCGAAGACGAAGCCGTCCACCGCGGCCACCCGCATTCCGCGGTAGAAGGCTCCTGCCAGGTCGGCCGGGGCCACGGGCCCGGCCAGGGAGCGGAAGAGCGCTTCCAGCGGCCGTGGGCCCAGCCTCTGCCGGGCGCGGGTGAAGGAGGACTTGTTCGGGATCGTCTCGTCCATCCCGTCCAGAGCTCCCACCAGGTTCTCCGCGACGTCGTCGTAGGAGTCCTGCTGGAACAGGGCCAGAGCGAGGGCGAAGTAGACTGTGAACCTGGCGGGCAGTGCGCCTAACTTCCTGTCCCGGACGCCGCACTCGGTGAGGACCTCGTCCACCAGCTCGACGGGCACCCACTCGGTGAGCACCCCCAGCCGGACCTCGTCTGATAACCCGGTCCATGGATGCATGTCCACCATCGTGCTCGTACGCCCGCGATCGTGAAACGGTGATTGCACGCCACAAGCAACGGTATTGGGACACCGGCTGCAAATGGCGGGCCCTGCCCTCAGGCTTCCCGCCCTGGCGAACCGTCTGGGGCTTCATGGCCAGGTGGGCGGCCTGCGGAGTCGTCGGGCAGATCCGCGATGCCGTAGCCGCGTGATTCGCGGGTGACGGTCGAGGCAGCTTTAACGGACTGCGAATGGACGATCGTGGCGAGCACCCGGGACCCTTTGCCCAGATCACGCCGGATGCGGGCGGAGAGCTCAACGGCCTTGGCGCATGAAGCACCCCCGGGAAGTCGTGGCGGGCCCGGACGACGAAGCCGTCCGGGCCCGCGCGGTCAGGTGTGGCTGATCGGGTCGATGCATTCGGTACGACAACAGCTTCTTACGGAGGCGGCCGTCACGGGGCTCCCGAACTGTGCTCATGATCTTGAGCGTAGGTGTGCCGAGAGGTCGAGAGCTTGCTTCCGGGAGGAGGGGGCTTGCTCTTCGTGCGGGGCGGGCCCGCCCCTGTTCGCGACCTTTGCTTGGCAGTCAGCCCCTTTCGCAGCTAACGCGTCGTGAAGTTGCTGCATACGTGCACATTTGCCATTTTAAGGATTTATTCACTTTAGCCACGGTGACTCTAGGTGATGTTCGACAGTCCTTCGTAACATCATGTGAGGAACCGTCATGGAGTGGGCTCCCCAAGAGGAGAGGCGATCTCTGCGTTCGCCTGCGTGGGTGCGGTGGTCGGCGCGTACAGCACTGAGTCTTGCTGTGACGCTGGCGGGGGAGTGCGCCATCATGACGGGCGCGGGCGCGGTCCCTTTGCTTGGCCCGGCGCAGGCGGCCGCGACGGCAGTACCTCTCGTGGGGAAGGATCAAGGGCCTGCTGAGGCACCCGATGAGGCGTCGGCGGCGCTGACGGCCCGGTTGCAGAACCGCCGTATTGAAGTGCTGTCGCAGCGAACCGAGTTCGCCACGGTGTGGGCCAACCCCGATGGGACCCGCTCGGTGGAGCAGTCGGCGGGTCCGCTGCGCTTCCGTGCCAAGGGCCAGTGGCAGGACATCGACACCCGCCTCGTCGAAGGAGCTGACGGGTCTCTGCATCCCGCCGCTCACCCCTTGGACATGCGGCTGGCGGGCCCAGGCGAGGATCAGGAACTCGTCTCGCTGGGTGAAGGCTCCCGGCGACTGGCCCTCGGCTGGGAGGGAACGCTGCCCAAGCCCGTCGTGACCGGGGACCGCGCGGTCTACCCCTCAGTCCGTCCGGGACTGGACCTCGCACTGGAGGTCTCCCGCACCGGCGTCGAGGAAACCTTCATCGCCCACAACCGCAAAGCCGTACGGGAGTTGGAACAACTCGACGTGCCGCTGCGGGCACGCGGAGGCAAGCTAAAGGAGGGCCAGGACGGCCAGGAGCTCGTCGACGGGACCGGCCGGGTGGTCGCCACGATGGGCGAGGCGACTCTGTGGGACAACGAGTTCGACAAGCGGTCCGGCGACCCCGAAGACGTCGAGGAAGTCGACTCCCAGGCGAAGCCCACGGGCGACGGTGTCGAGCTGAGTTACGACGTGAGCACCGCATTCCTGGCCGACGCCGACACGAAGTATCCCCTCACCCTTGACCCGGCGATCAGCTTCGGGCCCGCCTTCGATGCGTTCGTGCAGCAGGGTTACACCACGGACCAGTCCCGTGCCGAGGAACTGAAGTGGGGCAACAACGGCTCCGGCCAGGTCGCCCGCTCCTATCTGGGCTTCGACACCGGCAAGGTGAAAGGCCGTCAGATCCTGTCGGCGAAGCTGAGCCTGTTCAACCACCACTCCTGGTCCTGCCAGGACCGTGGCTGGGACGTGTGGTGGACAGGCCCCGCAGGCACCGGTGCCCGGTGGACGAACCAGCCGCGCTGGATCAGCAAGTTCCACTCCTCGACCGAGACCCGTGGCCCGTCCCCGTGCAATCCGGGCTGGATCAGTTCGGACGTCACCACCCTGATGCGGCAGTTCGTGGGGTGGAAGGACAACGTCCGCCACTACCTCGGCATCCAGGCCGCCAACGAGAACGACCCCTACGGCTGGAAGCGCGTCTCCTCCGCCGAAGGACCCCGGCCGCCCGTACTGGCAGTCACCTACAACACCGTCCCTGAAACTCCGGCCACCCCAGCCGTCAGCCCATCGCGCACCGACTCCGTAGGCACCTTCATCCCGACCACCACCCCCACCTTCTCGGTGACTCCGCGGGACGCGGACGGCGGAAATCTGACCGTCCAGTGGGAGGTGTGGGAATACGGGGGCAAGCAGCCGATCGTCTCGGGCCAGTCCCGCGGCCCCGCGGGACGTGCCCAGAGCTGGAAGGTGCCTGCTGGCCACCTGAAGGAGCGCGGCCGCTACTCGATCCGCGCCCGGGTCTGGGACGGACACGCCTGGTCCGGCTGGTGCAGCCCCTGGCGACAGGTCTACTCCGTCCTGACCGCACCGCCCGGCCCACCCAACCTGTCCTCCACCGACTACCCCCAGAACACCTGGGGCGGAACCAGCGACGGCAAGGGCAACTTCACCGGCACCATCAACGCCACCCCGGTCAGTGCCTTCACCCGCACCGTGATCTGGCGCGTCGACAACCAGCCGTGGCGCGAAACCCCATGGAAACTCACCGTCCCTCTCAACATCACTGTCCGCCCCGGAGCCCACACCCTCCAGGCCAAGACCCGCAACGCATCCGGTCTGGAGTCGGCGGCCGCGTCGTACTCCTTCCTCGCCGGACAGGGCGCTGCACTGCAGTCGCCCGGGCAGGGAGCTCGCTCGGCCAAGCGCACGGTGCTGGCATCCCGGGGCTCCGAGAGCGATACCGCGGTGCGGTACCAGTGGCGGCGCGGCGAAGCCGACACCTGGAAGGACGTACCCGTCGAGCACGTCCGTCTCGCACAAGGCGGGGCCGCTGTGGCCTGGCCGCAGTCCGCGCCCCAGGGCAAACCGGCAGACCTCGTCTGGAACATCTCCGGAACTCTCGGCGACAACGGAAGTGTCCAGGTCCGAGCCGTCTTCACGGGGGGCCAGGCGAACGCCTCCCGGCTGACGCCCGAGCATGACGTGACCCTGGACCGGGACGCGGGGCAGGCCCCGAGCGAGAACATCGGCCCGGGCGCGGTGAACTTGCTCACCGGCAACTTCACTCTCTCCGACACCGACGCCTCCGTGTGGGACATGACCGTCACTCGTACCCTGGCCTCCCGGCGGCCCAGCGCGGACCTCCAGCACCAGGGCTTCGCCCCGGTCTTCGGCCCGGGCTGGCTCCCCGGGACGGTCTCGGACATCACTGAGTCGGAATTCACCGCTATCCGCAAGACCTCTTCCACCTCCGTCGAAGTGAACCTGGCCGACGAGGACGGCATCGCCGGGATCGCTTTCAACGCCGCGCCTGGTGGCACGTGGCAACCCGAGCCGGGTGCTGAGGAATACGCCCTCGCCGGCTCTTTGACCGGCAATTTCACCCTGACCGACTCCGACGGCACCGTTACCACCTTCACCAACGCCGCCAGTGGCGATACCTGGCAGGTCGCCACGACCTACCTTCCCGAGGCCAATTCAGCCACCCGCCAGACCTACGAGAAGGCCGTCGTCGGCGGAAGGGCGCTTGTCCGCCCCAAGTACGTCATCGCCCCGACGTCGGCCGTGTCCCAGGCCAGCTGTGAAACCGCACCCGCCACTGTGGGCTGCCGAGTCCTGGAGTACGTCTACGCCCCAGCCACCACCGCGACTGCGGGAACGGCTGGTGACGTTGCGGGCCAGGTCAAGGAAATCCGGCTGTGGGCCACCAACCCCGGTGCCAAGGCAGCGGCGCCCAGCACGGTCTCGGCCTACACGTACGACAGCCGCAGCCGTCTTGTACAGCAGTGGGACCCCCGCATCACGCCTGCGGTCATCACCCGCTACAGCTACGACGACACCGGCCGTGTGACCGCTCACCAGACCGGCACTGATCTGCCCTGGACCATGGTTTACGGGAAGATCGGGACCTCCCCCGAGAGCGGCGAGGGCATGCTTCAGTTGGTCCGCCGCGCAGCCCTCAAACCCGGCACCCGCAACGAGACCGACGGCACCGGGCAGACCACCGTCGTCTACGACGTCCCTCTTACGGGCGACAACGCCCCGTACTCCATGGGACACGAAGACGTGGCGGCGTGGAATCAGAGCGACGCCCCCACCGACGCCACCGCACTCTTCCCCGCTGACGCCGTGCCCGCATCCAGCGACGGCACCGCATTGGCCAAGGAGGACTACCGACGCGCTGTCCTCACCTACGTCAATGCCTCGGGCCGATCGGTCAACACCGTGAACCCCGCGGGAGGGATCACCACAGCCCAGTACGACCACTACGGCAATACCGTCTGGCAACTGACAGCCGTCAATCGCGCGCTCGCCCTCGGCCAGGAACCCGGGAGCGAGGAACGGCTCGACGCCCTCGAGCTGAGTACGGTCGCCCCAGGAGAGCGTGCCGACCTGCTGGCCACCGTCGACACCTTCAGCGAAGACGGACAGCGCAATACCGACACCCGCCAGCCCCTGCGCTCCTCCCTGATCAAGGGATCACCGGATCCCGTTCCCGCCCGCACATGGACACACCGGGAGTTCGACCAGAACAGGCCCGACAACGGCAGCGCCAAGGCCCAGGACCTGGTCACCACCGAGACCATCGGCGCTGAACTCCAGGGCCGGCCCGACGAGGCCGTCGACGTACGCACCACCAGCACGACATACGACTGGACGTTGGGCCTGCCCACGGCCACCGTCGACGATCCAGCGGGCCTGGCCCTGACGTCCACCACCTCTTACGACAGCCAGGGCCGGATCGTCAAGGGCACCAGGCCGGCGTCGAACGGGCACGATGCGGGCACCATGCTCAACCGGTACTGGACGGCTACCGGATCCGGCGAGTGCGCCGGTCGTCCCGAGTGGGCCGACCTCGCGTGCAGCACCCGGGCGGCTTCCGCCGCGGACGGAGGAGATGAGCGGGAACTTCCCACGAGCACCACCGAATACGAACGCCACGGCCACCAGTCGAAGGTGACAGACACTGCCAACGGCGCCACCCGCACCACGGTCACCACCCATGATCCCGCCGGACGCGTCGTGCGTACCAGCGTGCCCACCGCCTTCGGCACACCGCTGCAGGATGTGATCACCGAATACGATCGGGACACCGGCCGGTCCATTGTGCAGCGATTCCTGAGCGGGGCGGCACTGCGAACCGACTACGACGACCTCGGCCGGGCCATCGGCTACACGGACGGGCATGGGGCAGTCACCCTCACGCGCTACGACAACCTCGACAGGCCCATCGAGGTAAGCGACCCCTCCGGAACACGCAGTTACACCTATGACCTGGGTGTCGATCCCAGGGGCATTCCGACGGCGGTCACCGACAGCCGTTCGGGGACCATCAGCGGTCGCTACGACCTCGACGGCACCCTTGTCGAACAACAGCTGCCGGGCGACATCACTGTCGCCGACACGTTCGACACCACAGGAGACACCGGCACCCGAACCGTCGTCCGCGGCAGGGACGAGGAAGCGATCACGCTCCTCGCGGACAGCCAGACCAGTAACGCGCAAGGCCAATGGGCTGCCCGTACCGCCGTGGATGCCTCACACGCGTACGCCTATGACCAGACGGGGCGCCTGGTCCAGCACGACGTGCGAGCAGGGCAGGACGAGCCGTGCACCCGCACCAGCTACAGACTCGACCGCAACAGCAACCGCACGGCCAGGACCCTCCAGGCCGCAGACGCCGA
This window of the Streptomyces sp. NBC_00237 genome carries:
- a CDS encoding DNRLRE domain-containing protein translates to MGKDQGPAEAPDEASAALTARLQNRRIEVLSQRTEFATVWANPDGTRSVEQSAGPLRFRAKGQWQDIDTRLVEGADGSLHPAAHPLDMRLAGPGEDQELVSLGEGSRRLALGWEGTLPKPVVTGDRAVYPSVRPGLDLALEVSRTGVEETFIAHNRKAVRELEQLDVPLRARGGKLKEGQDGQELVDGTGRVVATMGEATLWDNEFDKRSGDPEDVEEVDSQAKPTGDGVELSYDVSTAFLADADTKYPLTLDPAISFGPAFDAFVQQGYTTDQSRAEELKWGNNGSGQVARSYLGFDTGKVKGRQILSAKLSLFNHHSWSCQDRGWDVWWTGPAGTGARWTNQPRWISKFHSSTETRGPSPCNPGWISSDVTTLMRQFVGWKDNVRHYLGIQAANENDPYGWKRVSSAEGPRPPVLAVTYNTVPETPATPAVSPSRTDSVGTFIPTTTPTFSVTPRDADGGNLTVQWEVWEYGGKQPIVSGQSRGPAGRAQSWKVPAGHLKERGRYSIRARVWDGHAWSGWCSPWRQVYSVLTAPPGPPNLSSTDYPQNTWGGTSDGKGNFTGTINATPVSAFTRTVIWRVDNQPWRETPWKLTVPLNITVRPGAHTLQAKTRNASGLESAAASYSFLAGQGAALQSPGQGARSAKRTVLASRGSESDTAVRYQWRRGEADTWKDVPVEHVRLAQGGAAVAWPQSAPQGKPADLVWNISGTLGDNGSVQVRAVFTGGQANASRLTPEHDVTLDRDAGQAPSENIGPGAVNLLTGNFTLSDTDASVWDMTVTRTLASRRPSADLQHQGFAPVFGPGWLPGTVSDITESEFTAIRKTSSTSVEVNLADEDGIAGIAFNAAPGGTWQPEPGAEEYALAGSLTGNFTLTDSDGTVTTFTNAASGDTWQVATTYLPEANSATRQTYEKAVVGGRALVRPKYVIAPTSAVSQASCETAPATVGCRVLEYVYAPATTATAGTAGDVAGQVKEIRLWATNPGAKAAAPSTVSAYTYDSRSRLVQQWDPRITPAVITRYSYDDTGRVTAHQTGTDLPWTMVYGKIGTSPESGEGMLQLVRRAALKPGTRNETDGTGQTTVVYDVPLTGDNAPYSMGHEDVAAWNQSDAPTDATALFPADAVPASSDGTALAKEDYRRAVLTYVNASGRSVNTVNPAGGITTAQYDHYGNTVWQLTAVNRALALGQEPGSEERLDALELSTVAPGERADLLATVDTFSEDGQRNTDTRQPLRSSLIKGSPDPVPARTWTHREFDQNRPDNGSAKAQDLVTTETIGAELQGRPDEAVDVRTTSTTYDWTLGLPTATVDDPAGLALTSTTSYDSQGRIVKGTRPASNGHDAGTMLNRYWTATGSGECAGRPEWADLACSTRAASAADGGDERELPTSTTEYERHGHQSKVTDTANGATRTTVTTHDPAGRVVRTSVPTAFGTPLQDVITEYDRDTGRSIVQRFLSGAALRTDYDDLGRAIGYTDGHGAVTLTRYDNLDRPIEVSDPSGTRSYTYDLGVDPRGIPTAVTDSRSGTISGRYDLDGTLVEQQLPGDITVADTFDTTGDTGTRTVVRGRDEEAITLLADSQTSNAQGQWAARTAVDASHAYAYDQTGRLVQHDVRAGQDEPCTRTSYRLDRNSNRTARTLQAADAEEGCGAGVSAVQTSHYDSADRLQDRGYTYDAFGRTLTTGEGTRTSYYTDDVVREQTHGDHRTTWTLDPDGRRDTHIVETRTDGAWGNTNTVTDHFDGSGDEPLWSETGTTRTRYVEDLAGNLIATVTGTRTEWQLTDLHDDVVTAVTPAGEARVHAYDPFGIPAAGTPATPYGYLGGKQRSNETPSGHILMGVRLYNPTTGRFLQVDPVTGGSANDYDYAYGDPVNKRDLDGTICFIGRNPNGSCRGSRQVKSAGRWVNRNKMNIVAWGSMAIPGLGAVGMAYRAYRVVRVASATRKMDGGMRTTRTTSRVAGRIWTGRGSRKTAVGRISANRQRQWRAPSYKPGRKGWQSNFESRSRGKGAWKNNYHVNHRRPFFRIFRR
- a CDS encoding IS4 family transposase, with product MHPWTGLSDEVRLGVLTEWVPVELVDEVLTECGVRDRKLGALPARFTVYFALALALFQQDSYDDVAENLVGALDGMDETIPNKSSFTRARQRLGPRPLEALFRSLAGPVAPADLAGAFYRGMRVAAVDGFVFDVPDTPVNRATFGGPVDNKGRPAGFPQARAVTLTETGTHASIDARVGGVRTGEPEMATAMAAGATGMLVLMDRAFPGVALWKAYTQAGAHLLIRARTFIAAKPMQVLADGTYLTKMNLAGQRRSHPGGVTVRVIDYRIDGGETIRLLTDLLDPDAWPAAELSALYHERWESESAFRQIKTFQRGPKQILRSADPELVRQEVWAHLAVHHCLTRIIMRLAENERIDPDRISFIKVLKHVRRSVIRQCAQTALQVKQFLTAMAAKVHRKLDNGVRRMREADRFVKRPVLKYSYRENGQARRPTRRVPAKVLTLQPRVAV